Below is a genomic region from Triticum dicoccoides isolate Atlit2015 ecotype Zavitan chromosome 5A, WEW_v2.0, whole genome shotgun sequence.
AGAGCAAGGCGGCCAATGTGGGGCTTTATTCCCTGACCTCACCACCCATCTTCTTCCCCGACCAAGTGCTGCTGGACCTCGACCTCCCCTTCCCCGACCCCACTGTCAGTCCTTCCCCCTCCTCCCTGATCTCGGAATCCTCTGTCTAGACTGGAGCCTGATGGCTTCTCTTCCCGACCTTGCCGCTGCCAGCGTTCTTCCCCAACCTCGCCGCTGCCAGCTTTCTTCCCCTTCCCTGACCTCTAAGCTCCTCCACATTCATCCTTCCCCAACATGCTTGCGAGTTTAGATGCCTTACATGCTTTGAAAATTGTTGGGAGCCCATGTTCCTATTTGTAACGTTGGTATAGAACGCTTAAGGACCCTCGCTCATTGCACTAAGTTGAGGGACAACGCTCCCTCAGCGCCTAACACTTAAAAAAACCTCTTGTAAACTATAAAATTATTGAACCATTCCTAGGATGGAAATTGACTTATAGCATCAAACATTCCTAACTTGAGATGGCTTAAAGAAatgataaataaataaaaagatggTTGAGGATTTGAGAATAAAGAAATAATAAGATAATAAAATAATCTAACCTGTCTTTTACCAGTgaaacattttttccactcttaAATATAAAAAATTGTTGTATCATTGGTAACTATTTTTTTCATAAAATTGTTTGCACACACAAATCAAAATCATCGCTTTTCGCTTAATATCATTGGCCATTATGTTCGTGTACGTCCTACCACATTTAAACAGAAAGGCAAAAATACACTTATTAGATAAGTGAGACAATGTTCTTTGTTTATTTTCATAATCCTTTCAAGTCCAATTACAACGCTTAAAACTTCTGGACAAAAACATGCCGACTTCAAACCCAAATAAGATCGCAGAATGTTCAGAATCTTTTAAGCCATCTTTCTGTAAATTTTGAGTTTTTAATTTTTACATATGAATGTAACATAAAACAAAACATTTTCATCAAATCAACTAGCAGATACAATTTTAAAACATTATTAATATAATATATACTTAATACTGTAGAAAAATATTTATCCAAACCTAACATAAGACAAAACATTTTAATTTAGCAAAAAAAATCATGCAATCTGGTACATACATTTTATTTTTCTACTTTAGCAAAGTACAatatcataatttttaattttgccAATGGCTTGACTACGTTTATTATGATTGATGTGTTTATTCATATTCTTGTGAACTGGATGTGTAATTCTACAAAATTCATTTGTTTTTTAAGTGAAAAAATTGGATCTCAATAATCGATATGAGATTAGGCTTATTGATTCGATGATATGTTTTTTTATGAAAATTCTGATCATTGATGGTAAAAAAATTAGCAACACTAGAAGGTGGATAATTTTATACTATGTTGAATTAGATTGGACTAACTCAACTATTTATCGTCCATAATCTTGATACAACTATACACCCATCTATTATACTATGCTTTGTCACAGCTAATCCTACACTTTCATAGTTGGTTATTCATCTTCATAATTACTTCTCTTTTGCTATATTTCTTACTTAGCTTAGTTACCGTGCAGAATAGTGGCACCCATATGTAATGTTGTACAACCTAATTGGATCGTGGACATGTGGCACAATATAAGTGCTATAACACTCATTACTCTAGATCTTTGTACTTAAATATCTAGGTCTAGATAATTTCTACTTACCCATACTTCTCATATTTTCCATGATACATAGTAATTAGTTTACTTCCTCTTCATAACAAATAATTAGCGTCACATATTTTTCTATATTCTTCAAAAATATTCCAAGTATGCATTGCATTTTTCAACACAAATCAATAGTCCGACTTAAATAACTCACATTTCTAAATGTGCTTATGTAGTCTGATTGACCTAATTTGACTAACTTTACTATTTACTGTGCTTCAATTTTTGAATTGTTAGTAATGGAAATTAATTTAATATTAACACTTTCTAATCAATTGCTTGAATTAAATAACTTATGACATAGTAAGTGTGCAATTTAATTATGTAGCCTCTGATAGTGTAGAGTTGTATTGACGATATCCAAACCATCTACTTCTAGATCTAATGTTAATGGTCATGAGATATTTAAATAAACTTAGTCACAAGAAGAAAGCAATTGCATCCGTACAATCAGGTAGCAACATAAGTATATAACACATCCTTAATACTGTATTTTGTGCCTTGTAATTAATTTATATCAAACGGTTAACTAGTTTATATTTGCAAACACAAAAATGACCGATCATCTTCTGATTAGTCCACCTCAATTCAACACATTATCATTCCATCCACCTCCTAAAGTTGCTACTAATTCACCAAAAAGAATATACATATTCAGTAAAAAGGAAATCATCGTATCAAGAACCACAATCTCATACAGAGGTTCAAAAATTTCACTACAAGATTAAGCTGGAGTTAAAGGCAAACAATATCTTACCTCTCAATCGGCTCCAACACCGCCGCTGCCACCAAGCGGGTACGAGACGACCTCTCTGACCACCGGCGCGACTTCTACCAGCGCAATGTCCATACCATACCCGGAGACAGGCAAAAGCTTGAGCTCACGGAGCACGCAAAAGGCCTCGGCCATACGGCCACGCGGCACATCGACGGCGACGGCGCACCGCGGGACCCAGTTGTCGGGGCGGAACCCGTCGGGCACCTCGAGCCCCGTGTCCTTGCGCAGCAGCTCGCAGAGCTGCGCGTGGAGGCCGAGCAGCGCCGCCGATGGCGTGGGCGAAAGGAAGAGGACCCCCGCATCAAGGGATGACGGGGGCGACGCGAGCGAGGAGAGCGCGAGAGGGAGCGGGTCGATGCGGGAGGCGAGCGCGCGGAGGGCGGGCGCGAGGCGGAGCGGGTCAGGGAGCGCGGCGGCCGGGAGATGCAGCAGCGGGAGGTGCGGGCGGGACGCGGTGTCGATGAGGCGGCTGCTGAGCTGCCGCCGGGCGAGAGCGTTCCACGCCTTGAGCACCTGGTTCTCCAGCGCGGGATCGAAGTAGAGCTCTACCGCGTAGTGCCCGGAgggggccggcggcggcgccgccgccgccgcgcggggGGTGCCCGGGGGAGTCGTCGCGACCGCCGCCGGGGTGGAGAAAAcacccccgccgcctccgcctccgccggccGCGGAGGGCGTGGTACCTTGCGCCATGGCGAGGGCGGCGAACTCCGGATGCGCGATTCCGACAGGGATGCGATGCGAGGGGGTCGGAGGAGTGGGATGTTGGGTTTTCCGCTGGGAGGTGAGAAATTTGGGAGATCTCGTACGACTGAGCTACTGTGGTGTGCACGCTTGGAATAGCTACAGTCAGAGGTTGGTGGGCCCCATCGGGTGAATTGCTGACTACTGGGACCGCCTTGGTTGTGACTTACAGTGGCAAAGGCCTTGAGAGCTTTGATGTTTACCCAAGTTAATTTTTTGCGGGTAAAAAAAAATTTATTCCATAATGATAGAGTTACCTGAGTTATTTCTTTTTGCGGGTGAGAGTTACCTGAgttattttttttttgcgggtgagagTTACCTGAGTTATTAACAGAAATAAAAAACATAGCATGTCAAACTTTACAAATCTCAAACCATCTGATCATATTCCGGTGTAAGATTGCCTTCTGTTTTAAAAACACACATAATAGTAATACATtgctattttatatcatatttttgttttttgcttctgtGGAAATGCATTGATACATGTTTCTTTTTTTTACTTAAACTTAAAAAACTACTCGCTCGGAGAGCTGTTCTAAagcagcgacaattaatatggatcgaaggGAGTGCCGTTTTATTTGGAAAGACCATGAGACATAGGTGATCATGTTTAGCCGACTAAATGAGCATAAATACAAGACAAAAAAAATAACTCTCATTAAGGTGAGAAGAGTAATACAAATTACCAAGATGATGGATGTGAGATGGAATAACACAAGCTCCAATGACATCGCGGCAAGACTTTATAAAAGCTGAAGATATAAAAGGTAGTTGTAAGGTGCACCATAGATCCTCTTTAGTCTTACCCAACATGTCGATGTTTCTAAATTCTACGTGCAAAACTAGGTTGTTGCATTATTTCAAAATTCGTTAGATTTTTATTAGATATAAAAATCATTGAGTCAACTAATGCATAAATTGACTTCCTCGAGCTTGTTATGGGATGCTTATGTAGGTTAGTCCTAGCATAACCTAGAAATATAACGTTCGTGGATTTGTGATCTGAGATGAATTAATTGTTGAGATGCTTCCTTTGAAGAGAGAAAGTAAGAAAACCCTAATCTCTCATGGTCGAAGTGTAGAGCTTTGGTTGTTGTGTGAGAGCTAcacacacgagagagagagagagagagggggggggggagaagctATGTCCAGAGGTGGCTCCTTGTTGATCTTCATCAAGCCCGTTCCTTGATGAGTTTGTTCTGCACATGATTTGAGAGTGGTTTAGGCATTTTTGTTTGTTGACGAATGAAAAGTGCACAATCTTGGGACATTGTCCATGAGAGATCGGATGTTGGATTGAGATGCATTCTTGATAGCATGTCGAGGACTCGCCATACTACAAGTATGTTGAGTTTCACAATATTCAATTTGTTTGTTTAAAAACATTTATCTGACAGCCAAACAAATAGAAATTGTAGTTCCTCTGTTCAACATTCTGTTCAACATTTTTTTAGTTATTACTGTTTGCTCTGGTTAGGAGTAGTTGTTGGTATTGAAAAGTTGTAATTTATGTTGTTTTTGGTGTGATCCTCTAGAGGTTTAAGAAGACTCTGTCATTCC
It encodes:
- the LOC119301446 gene encoding uncharacterized protein LOC119301446, with the translated sequence MAQGTTPSAAGGGGGGGGVFSTPAAVATTPPGTPRAAAAAPPPAPSGHYAVELYFDPALENQVLKAWNALARRQLSSRLIDTASRPHLPLLHLPAAALPDPLRLAPALRALASRIDPLPLALSSLASPPSSLDAGVLFLSPTPSAALLGLHAQLCELLRKDTGLEVPDGFRPDNWVPRCAVAVDVPRGRMAEAFCVLRELKLLPVSGYGMDIALVEVAPVVREVVSYPLGGSGGVGAD